From the genome of Phalacrocorax carbo chromosome 5, bPhaCar2.1, whole genome shotgun sequence:
tgttaggCAGATTATTGTCTTAATCTGAAAGATAAATGGGAATGTTTTGATAAAATACAGGTAAAatcagttttttgttttctttaaacctACCTGTTATAGATAGAAATACTTAGCTCTACAGCATTATCTGTTTTAAAGAGGTTAGACTGTAGAAGGGAATGCAGAACTGCTGCATTttgattgcatttttatttttgctctttcatTTTGTGATGAGTTGTCCCCAGATAGTAATATCTTTAACAACTctgtcaaatgaaaaataattccaaataGCAATAAAGCGCCTTTGttgttcttctcttctttctcactGGTTCCTTCTGAAACCtcaccttttttgtttgtttttgcaaggTTTGAAGACATATGGGAGACAACCTCTGCTTCGAAGccttgtggtttttctttgctttgcattttctgcattCTTAATTGTTTCTATATTATCTCTATTTATGGCCTGGCTACATGTGGTTAAGAATATAATCTGCAATATCCACTGATTTCAACACAGTCAGGAGTGTGATCGCTAGTAATGTACAAAACCACTTGCTCCTGAAAATTTTTGGTTCGTTATCTGAAAATTTTCAATGTGTGATTTGGGTGATTGTGATAGTGGTTTGGCATGTGAATTAGGGGACCCAACAGATGGAATAGCTTTGTTGTGGTTGATCAGAGTGGGACTGTCTCTATAGTTGACAGATCCTGGTCAGCACAACGTTTTACCTCCTTAGGTTTTTGTCTCGGTTCTCGGTAAAAGCAGTGCTTTACAGTTACGTAGTGAGAGAAAGGCAAtgctatttttctttagttCTGATCTACTAAAGCCTGACTCATCTTTTCCTGCTTATATCCAGCAGGTTTTGGATTATTCCCTTTACGAATATTTGTCAGATTTGCTAACAAGTATTTTGTTCAACTTATTTATGCTGACATCTTGTAGctccttttccccccaaaaaaacactAATGCTAATTATAAACTatactttgaaaacattttctgccGAGTCATCCTAAAGAGTGACTAAAGATGTCTGTAAAATCattcaacagaaaaaagaaatatcaggaTTCCATCTTCAGATCTCACAGATTCTGTGTGTGCCTAACTTTATGCCTGTTATTGTGTAACGATTTAATTAGCacctttccttttgttcttgATCAGTCAAAGCACAATAGTAACCCAAGACAAACTGAAATGTGAAACCTTATACTTTTTGCACTACTAGCCactaaaacaatatttttgtttgtttgcatttagTTAAATAAGTCAAATTACATGATGATTGAAGATAATAAAGAGAATGAAGACCATGCAtcagaaagaggaagaacagccatcattttttccttgaagaatGAAGTCGGAGGACTTGTAAAAGCATTAAAACTCTTTCAGGTATGTAATAATCACATATATATCACACATATATGATATATCGCAGCATAGTTTTGAAACGTGTTAGATTTATTTACATCCATTTACTAAGGATGTGATTCGTAACCTGGATCCTACTTTGCACCCAGAATTACCCATAAAGGCAAATTTATGCATCAGAAATTAGATGCTGGCTGGCTAAAAATCTTCACAAAATGTATCATCTGCGCGTACTAAGGATTgagagaattttttcttttcccctcatgAAAAGAGTTTGCCACTTATTGTTTCTACTGCATATAAACGGTGGGTCTGAAGCTCCTGCTGATGGCAGGTAGACACTTGGGGTGCTGACCTACACTGGGTCAAGTCCAGCGCCCTTGTCACCCTGCCTAGCCAGACTGTGGACGACAGAGTAACTGCAATTGCACAACTGTACTTGTTTGCTCTGTCACCTGGCCCCGCATGTCTTAGCCTGGGGTTTCCTCTGTGTTCTTGATATAAAACATatgattaaataattttttcaaataaaagtgaaatttaTGCCTTGAAAATGACTGCGTTTAAATCTGTTGCTGACTTGTGAGATAATTATATGGAGGCTTGATTGACATTTTGGTGAATTTCCCCAGGCCCAGTTGCTAATCAGCTTCCTCTGGGAGGGGTGAAAGAAAAAGGTCTATGAATTTCAACTACCGGACTGTGTCTTTCTGTGCTTCctaaatgtaaattaaattgAAAGAACATTggttctctttcattttcttccgaataggaagcttttaaaaataaaactattttcccCTACTCCAATAAGCAAACTGCTATTAAGAGATCCAATTAACTAAAATAGCTTTGCAAAGGTGATGaatattcatttgaaaaatagattttgGTTTTTAGTCAATCTGTTTGAAAACATTACTTCTTACAAAACAGGAGAAGCATGTAAATCTGGTACATATAGAGTCACGGAAGTCCAAGAGACGAAATTCTGAGTTTGAGATCTTTGTGGACTGTGACAGTAACAGGGAACAACTGAATGAGATCTTCCAGCTCCTGAAATCCCACGTCAACATTGTCTCTGTGAACCCGACAGAGCATTTCAATATCCAGGAAGATGGTAAGTACAAGAGACACTTATGATGAAAATGAACTTCTCAATGTGTTGGTTTGAAATCTTTCTATGGTGTCCATATCTGCATTTGCATAGTGTTTTCAATCAGTTGCTACCAGGTTCATGCTTCTGTGTTGTGAACGAGTGTAGTTTGGTTGATATGAGCTGGGCTGTGTTGGCTGGTGTCAGCTAGGAATACAGGCTGTTTCAGGCCTGGGTAAATTGTGTGTCCATTGGCCGTGCTCCCATCCATTCTCAGCACAGCACAACTGGCATGAGTGGGAGTCTTTGCACCCATGCAGGCTGGCATGCAAGCGAAGTCTGAATGCAGGGCTTGGCTAGGGACTGTACAGCAGGATGACAGAGGTATAATACTGACAGAACCTGGTTCAGTTCAGACGCTGGTGAGGGCAAGAGGTGGATTCTGCAATTTCCTCATGTAACTCttgatttaatctttttttttttttttaccacttttCATTGTAACTGGTTACTTATATTAGCGTGAAAGAGGTGCCTTTTAACTTTAGGATGCTATACATCGTGTTTACCTTTGCTTCTAGTTAAAGAGATGCCTAAAGTTCAGGGCAGTGGGAAGTTGGTCCCATGTATTTCTCAGCCACTGTTCTTGGCATAGGCTCATAGGTAGGGGAAGGTGTGAGCTGGTGTCTCTTGGACAAAAATGGCTTTCTTTAGTCCTAAGTAAGGGGAGTTTCAATCTAAACACTGCCCCTaccttttttaagaaaactgaagGACATTGGGGCAGAAAAACAGTGTATTAACCACTCTGCGAAGAGCTTGGTTGTAACCAATCttgggctgcagggaaaaaaaaaagtagcaaaacTGTAATGATGCATCTCTCCAAGGCTGCAGGGCTGAAAttgctttcttccctcttccccacaAATAGCTCAGCAAAGCTGGATGCTTCTGAGGTACATAACCACAGAGCAATGTTTATTTCCCATGGTCACTAAAGCAGGATGGGAGGACTCAGACCTGTTCCTGCTTTGCCCAGGGATCACTGGCAGATCACTCCTCTGCTCCTTTGCATGCTTTGTACCCTAGAAGATTCACAGCATTATGCACAAGGAGGTCTTGTCTCAGTGGGAGCCTCTAGATACTACTCTAACATTAACAGTAATAACAGTTAAGGGCCACAGAAAACTGATATTAACCATTTCCTCCCCTGGACACTTtggagctggctgtgctctgtaGGCAGACTGTGGCAGTGACAGAGGAGGAAGTGTGAGCTGTAGGCTGGTGCCAGATAGGCAGTGGACTCCCTTGTCGTATTCATAACCCTTTTAATTTATAGATTTCGCTTGTAACCACCATAGCCATACTTGAAAGTAGCGTTTCCTCCCTCAGCATGCTCGGCGTTTTTAATAACTTTGTGGATTCCATGTGTTCCCTAGACATGGAGAATGTTCCCTGGTTTCCGAAGAAGATCTCAGATTTGGATAAGTGTGCAAACAGAGTGCTGATGTATGGGTCTGATTTGGATGCTGACCATCCAGTAAGTATCTCTTTCCTCCTGTGCTCAGTCCTTAGTGAAAATCTACTTTGTGGagcttactttaaaaaaattgcagcttttcctcctccttctccttcccctcaaTGGCGCCTCTGTGTGTCCGAGCACCTTCTCTTGGGAGTTTCATCTCTTTTTCCTAGTTCAGGCAAGGCCACCGTTGTATTTAGCTCCCATGCCTTTCTGCAAGGCGTACAGGTGTGAGGACTGCAGGTTTGGGCACTGAGCGGTTGcatgcaaactgaaaaaagaaaaaaaaaaaaaaaaaaggaaaaaaggctgtTGTGAGGCAGACTTggtttctcctctttctttcttccttactCTAAATGGAGCAAACAAATTGGTGCTTGGGGGAGTGCAAATGGGCAATTTGTCCTGTAATTTAGAGTAATTAAGCAAGTAACAAAGTTTTGTATAAAAACTGATATGACTGAAATGAATCCTTGTCTATTGAATTTATAGTTGCATGTATAAAACCACTGATCCTTACTTTGAATTAGAATATTGGCTTAATTCACAGCTATTAAACATTTCAGATTATAGCTATGAGGTTCCTGCCCTGTTGTCATTCTCACACAGCATGCTTTTATATTTCCCAACTGAAGGAATTTCAAGTGTcttgttttaaatgaatttatttaCTACAGTTTGGAAACTCATTTaactctgttttccctttccccttccctcttcccccagggTTTCAAAGACAATGTCTATCGCAAGAGGCGAAAGTATTTTGCAGACCTGGCTATGAACTACAAACAGTAAGTTTGACTTCTTCCAGAATAAGACTTCTGGGTGCTTTGAAATTGTAGCAGAGTGGACTGGCAGGAGCTTATGTTGCCTGGGCTCAGATCTTGATGAGGCGCGCTTGGCTcaggaagcagagctggaggggTAAAACAAAGGGAGAGGTAAGTCAAGATTAAAAGATGTAGGCCACCTTATAGCTCCCCAGGCCTCTGATTGGTTTGAGGATCAGCCTGTGGTTGCTTGGCCATTATGGCACCTGTGGTAGAGCTGACCCTCAGATGGGCAGTGATGCAGGAAGCCCGTGCTGCCAATGTGGTGCATTTGGTCTGCAGTCCCTCTGTGCTTCTCTGGAAATGGGCGCAACAAAGGAAGCGGGTGGACAACGCATGTTGCACAGCTGCCTGTGTCAGGACGTACTGACTTGACTAGGGCTGATTGGTCTCCTTtgtgaaggagagagaagggaggcAAAACTTAATATTATAGCCCATTGACCACTGAGTGTAAACTCTCTGGGCAAATGTTAATACTTGAGTTTTCTTTCCTGGTTCAAACTAGTGCATGTGATGTGTAGATAAGaagttttctgtgaaaagaaactTGAAGAGCTTCTGTCTTTAGAGCTGCTGCTTGGGGGAGGGAGCTCTTAAAGCAGTAAGAGTTTAACAGCTGTAAATTCTTTCTAAACACGATTTTCATGTTGCTGTTGCCCGCTTGAATTTAGATGCCAAGTTGCTCAGTTGGAAATTACCTAGAAATGGTGGGTATCTAGAGCAATATTGCACTGTGTACTAATGCAACTGGTTAccacagcacagagctggtTACTGTTAATGTGTTGTTAACAGGGATTCCCTTGGGAAAGCATCTGCCATGCTGGCTTACCTGGCTGGCAGTGGAAGCTCAGTGGAACACTCCCATTGCTTTCAGCGGGCTTTAGGTCACATCCTTGCTATAATCCACTTTAATCAAGATCCTGAGGGCTACATAGGAGAGATGGACTACAAGTAATATGTTCAGACAGATGCTTGTCTCCTCTGCATAGAAGCACAATTTTTACCTAATGCGTGTATTTAGCTGCTTCCACACATTGTGTTACTAAATTTGGGAATTctcattttctaaaacaaatcaaaaaggTAATGGAAAGTAATTGCAGACAGGGAAGCCCTACAGGGAAAAGGATGTGTTCTCAGCTCCTGAAGCTGTAAAGGTtttgcaggtatttaaaaatgttactctCAGCATTAAACTCTTAAACTGTTTACAGGACCAAAGTTTCAGGCTCCAGTAAGGTCAATGCAAAGATTCTTGTTCATTGATTTAGGAGGAAAAGAGAGCAAGCCCTTTGACTAAAGGCTCTCCAGGGCATAGACCAGACCTCACTGTGTATTTGACAGTGCCTAATGCAATGGGGTCTTAACCCTGACCAGGTGTCACAGCCATATAActgttaaataataataataagtaaACGAGTCATCCGTTATTAGCCATTTACTGAGGaatgtcttttcttcctcttccccttgtaGTGGTGACCCAATTCCCAAGATTGAATTTACTGAGGAGGAGATCAAGACTTGGGGGACTGTGTACCGAGAGCTTAACAAGCTTTACCCAACTCATGCCTGCAGAGAGTACCTTAAAAACTTACCCTTGCTCACCAAATACTGTGGGTACAGGGAAGACAATATCCCCCAGCTGGAAGATGTGTCCCGCTTCCTGAAAGGTAACGTACTAATTTTCTTACACAGAAAGGAACTAAGGTCCATTGCAAATCACACTGCTCTTATAGGGGCACAAAAAATCTGCCCTTGGTCTGTTTTGCTTGTATTCATTCTGGTCCTTTAAGAAGCCTTTTGGCCATCAGTGTTTTAATGTATTGTGTCTTGAATATATGCAAACAGTGACATTTGAGGGGCCAATGTTAACTCTAAAGAGACTATTAGGATTGGCTAAAGAGATACCTAGCTGTATTGTATTGGCTCTAGGCATGAAATTGTAGGAAATTCACCTATACAGAGGTAGGGACGTTTTTACTAAATGTTGGTCATTCTCAAGCTTATGTCTAATTTGTCTAATCATGCCTCATTTTCCCAGGTGCTCCTGAGCCAAAGTAGTGCTGTGGCTTTTATCCCAGTCGTAGCAGGAAAGGTGACGACATTGTACAATTGTACACTAATGTACCATTTCTCCATTCCTTTTCAGAGCGCACAGGTTTCACGATTCGACCCGTTGCTGGATACCTATCACCCAGAGACTTCTTGGCAGGATTAGCATTCAGAGTTTTTCACTGCACTCAATACGTTAGACACAGCTCGGACCCACTCTATACACCAGAGCCGTGAGTCATTTAATCTTGGGGTAGAATATGAGAGAGTTTTGAATCTTTCTGCCCAGAGCCAAGCTACTTAAAAGCTGTTCAAGAACACCAgcaagaaaacttaaaaaaaggtGCTGAAGACTCAGCCTTCACAGTGAATGTAAGGAAGTTTTAGCATGCTCAAGTGCCATCTTCATAAGTACAGGATTTTCAACAGTACCGCATGTTATTGGAGAGCTCTTGCTGACGTCATTGTGTGCAGAGTTAGTTTAATATTCAATTGCCTCATAAATGTGCAGCTCagatattaattttgaaaatgtgagtTTTTATACTTACTTAGAGCTGGTATGACCTGCTcaattgctttcatttaaacatgattgacattt
Proteins encoded in this window:
- the TPH1 gene encoding tryptophan 5-hydroxylase 1: MHPAPRREGSLEAAAQLNKSNYMMIEDNKENEDHASERGRTAIIFSLKNEVGGLVKALKLFQEKHVNLVHIESRKSKRRNSEFEIFVDCDSNREQLNEIFQLLKSHVNIVSVNPTEHFNIQEDDMENVPWFPKKISDLDKCANRVLMYGSDLDADHPGFKDNVYRKRRKYFADLAMNYKHGDPIPKIEFTEEEIKTWGTVYRELNKLYPTHACREYLKNLPLLTKYCGYREDNIPQLEDVSRFLKERTGFTIRPVAGYLSPRDFLAGLAFRVFHCTQYVRHSSDPLYTPEPDTCHELLGHVPLLAEPSFAQFSQEIGLASLGASDEAVQKLATCYFFTVEFGLCKQEGQLRVYGAGLLSSISELRHSLSGNAKVKPFDPRVTCKQECLITTFQEVYFVSESFEEAKEKMREFAKTIKRPFGVKYNPYTQSVQILKDTKSIASVVNELRHELDIVSDALSKMGKQLEV